The nucleotide window TCTTCGTCCGCATGGTTCAGGGCGTGAAGATGGAACTGGCCCGCAAGAAGGCCGCCTAGCCGTACCGCACGCGAGAGAAGGAGAAAACATATGAGACGCTTTCTGCTGATGCTGCTCGTGGTGGCGCTGCCCCTGGGCCTCGTGGGCTGCGGTGAATACGGCAAGGTGGATCAGGGCCGGGTGATCGCATACGACAAGAACGCGAAAACCATTACCCTGATTCAGGACAAGGCCATGGAGCCGCTGAATCCGGACTACTCCATCCTGCCCCCCCACACCTACAAGCTGCCCGTGGACCCCGCCGAAATGGGGCCGGAACCCAAGGCCGGGCAGCGCATGAAGCTGGATACCAAGGCCAACATCATCCGCATCTTCAACACCAAGACCCAGGCGTTCGAAGACATCGCGTTCAAGATGGTGGACCTGCAGGAGAACATCGACCGCAACCATCCGCTGGTGTTCGACAAGGCCACGGAAACCGCCAAGAAGTTCCCCATGGTGGACCGCGACAAGAAGACCGTGGCCATCTACTCCGGCCGCCAGAAGATGCTGTGCACCATCTCGCTGCCTGACGAATACTTCGCCCTGCCCGATGCCACCTGGGATGCCGGCGACGAAGTGCGCGTGTACTACAAGGCCGAGGGCGTGTCCCTGCGCTTCATGAACATCACCAAGACCGACATCTTCAAGAAGTAGCCAGACGGCGGCGGGGCTGGCGACAGCCCCGCCCCTTCCCCTCCTTCCGCCCCGCCATCCCCCCGTTTGCAGGGTGAGGTGATGGCGGGCCGGAACGGGCGGAAGAAGCCCAAGGACAAACGACAAGGAGCGACACCGTGGAAGACCAGATGGATTTCGCAACCACCGTGGCCCACAAGCTGTTGGTGCTGACCATGAACATGCTGGCCATCGCGGCGGTGTGCGCGGGCATGTACCGCGCCTCGTTCGTGCCGGACGAATTCACCCCGGTGTTCTTCAAGACCTTTTTCACGGTGCTGGCCCCTTCGCTGGTGCTGGGCTGGTGCGCCAAGCGCTGGCTGCGCGCCAGGGGCCGCGCGTGACCAAGTCCGCGCATCTGGCGCGCCAGCACCGGCGTTCCGGGCGGGTGGCGCTGCTGCTTCTGCTGGTCTGCGCGCTCAGCCTGGTGGATGGGCTGGTGGGCAGCATGCAGCAGGGCTTCAACCGTACCGACGCGCTGCCCGGCGGCGAATACCCCGTCAGCGGGCCGCTGCCGCCACGGACGGAGACCATCGAGGACATGGTCATCGAGGGGGGCACCGACGACAGGCAGGTGCGCCTTGTCCCCTACGAAGTCTATTCCGGCTACTGGCTGGGCGGAAAGATGTGGCGCGGCGCCATCAAGGTGGGGGCCAGCCCCGCCTCGGGCGAATATGTCATCCGCGTGCACGACAAGTATGGCGAAAAGCAGAACCCCACGCTGGTATTTTCGGTGCAGGTCTGGCCCGACGAGGCCACCCGGATGGCCAATGCGCCGGAACGGCTCACCCGTTGGCTCGGCATCGAACCCTTTGCCCTGTCCGTGCTGGTGCTGCCCTTTGCCGTGTTGGCGGGGTTCTGCAACTTCATGCTGGGCCGGGCCTGGAGCCGGGCTCTGCTGGCCGAGCGCAGTGCCGAAATCTACAAGCTGCTGCCCGCGCCCGACGGCGGCGGCAAGGACGTCACCTTCGGTCTTGGCGTGCAGCACGGTGCCAGCCCCGGCATGCGCTGCCGCATCCACCGGCCCGACGGCACCCCCGTGGGCGAGGCGCGGGTGGTGGAATGCACCGCACGCGACTGCGTGGCCCGCGTGCCGCACGGCCTGAACGTGCAGCCCGGCGATGTGGTGACCTTGCCCGACATCGCGCTCCAGGCTGCGGAAACGCACGGCGCGTGAAGACGCCGCAACCGAACCGGCGGGCTGAAGGGCTGGCGGGCAGAGGCCCGGGAGGAGGAACATGGACTGTCCGGAACTGCTGAAAAGCTGTCGCATCCTGCTGGTGGATGACGAGGACGGCTTTCGCGATGCGCTGCTGCGCCGCATGCGCAAGCGCGGCGTGACCATGGACGGCGTGGCCAGCGGCCAGGCCGCGTTGGAATGGCTGGCCCGGCAGGCGGTGGACGTGGTGATCCTGGACATCCAACTGGGCGACATGGACGGTCGCGACGTGCTGCGCGAAATTCGCAAGTCCGGCGGCGAAGACCCGGCGGTGATCATCCTGAGCGGGCACGCCTACACGGACATCGCGCTGGACGCCATGCGCGCCGGGGCCAGCGACTACCTGCTCAAACCCTGCCCGGTGGAGGAACTGCTGGAGCGCATCGAAACCGCGTTCGAACAGGTGCTGGAGCGGCGCGCCGCGCAATAGCGCCAGCGCGGTTGCGGCCCCGGGCAAGATAGTGAATTTCGCCGGGCCCCCCGGCACGGCGTGCACCCGCCGCAAGTGTCCCACGACAGCATACGCCCATCCCCCCTCCACAGTCCGGGGCGGAACCTTCGCAGCAGACGGTTCCGCCCCGGACTCACGTGGTGCGGGGGGAAGGGTGCGGGGGAAGGCCGCGCACCCGCGCGTGGAGGTGCCGGGAAGCAGCACGCGTTTGCTGTGGCCGCTGGCAGGCGAGGGGAGATGACCGGGGGGCGGATGTGCGGGATGTGCGGATGGGCGGGATGTGCGGATGGCCTGAGGGCGGAAAGGCGGATGGACAGACGGCAGGGCGGGCCGTGCGTCCCCTGCGGCAAAGCGTGAGGACGTCAGCCGCGTATGTCTGACTGACGGGCGGGCGTCAGTCGCGCAGCAGCACCCAGGTCAGTTCGTGCTTGTTGTGGGCCAGGTGCAGCAGGCGCGACCCCGGCACCGCCGCGAAGGCGCGCGCGGTTGCGTGGTCCGTTTCGGCCTGAAACTTCAGGGTGCACACGAAGTTGCGGCACTGGCCAAGTTCCAGCCAGCGGCCCACGGTGGCCAGCAGCCTGTCCGGGTAGCAGATTACGTCCGAGAACAGCCAGTCCACGGCCCCGGCGTGGCGCGGGTCCAGCCCAAAGGCGCTGCCGGTGCAGAAGTTCACATTGGGGTGGGCGGCGATGTGCGGGGCGATGTCCGCCTTGTCCACACTGAACACGCGCGCGCCCAGTTCCGCCAGCACCCAGGTCCATCCGCCGGGGCAACTGCCCAGGTCCAGGCACAGTTCGCCGGGGCCGGGCCGCCTGCCGATGAGCGTGAACAGTTCCCACAGCTTCAGGTAGGCGCGGGTGGGCGGTACGGTGCGGTTTTCCTCGAAGCGGGGTTCGCCGTCGGGGAAGGGGCTGGTGCACCGGGCGGATGCCAGCACTAGGTCCGGCTCCCACAGGGTCCATGAACCCAGCGGAGCCGTGGGCGGCGCATCGCCGAACACCACGGGGCGGGCGGCCACGCGGGGCAACTGCTCCTGCACCAGCGCGGCCCGGCGGTGGTGGCCGGTGGCGTGCAGGTGCCAGTTGCGCTGGATGGCCTTCAGCTTGCGGGCCGCGTCGCCGATGGAGGCAACCGGGATGGTCACGGGGTCCAGCCAGACGTTCTGCGCCCATGCCGCCGGGCGGGGCGGACCTGCGGCCACCACCAGCCGCCCGCGCACGTCCAGTACCCGCGCGTCGTGCAGGTCCTCGAGCTCATGGACGAGGTCGTCGGTGAACCCGGCGGCGGCGATGTAGATGGTGCGGTCATCCAGGGGGGTGGCGGTCATGTTCGTGTCCGGGGGTTGGGAAGGCGGTAAGGGTGTACGGCGGCGTGGGCGTGCCTGTAGCGCGGCGCGGTCCATATGGCAAGGGCGGGGCCGGACGGGAACAGGCAGGCGTCGGCACGGGCGGCGATCCGCGCGGCGCGTGGCCACCGCTCCGCCGTTCCGCGTTGCCACCCGCTTGCACCCGGCCCCGCTATGCCTGTACAGGGCGGTATCGTCGCCCCTGCGCATCCGTCACCAGAAATCGCCGCCGGAATCGCCATGCAACCGCCCATCCGTCATTCCGACCGCGCGCCCTCCCCGCGTGCCCCCGACCGCAGCCATGCGTCCGCGCGCCGCATGGCCGCCCTGTGTCCGCTGCTGGTGTTGCTGGTGCCCTTTCTGGCGGGTGTGGCGCTGACGGCGGCCCAATCCCTGGGCTGGCTGCTGCCGATAGCGTACCTGCCGGAACAGGTTGCGCAGGGGCTTTCGGCACCGGACAGGTGGGCCGGGTGGCGGCAACTGGCGCAGCCGCACATGGCCGGTTCGCTGCTGCTGGGGTTGCGCGTGGCCGGGGTGTCGGCCCTGCTTTCCGTGGCGGGGGGCGCGCTGCTGGCCTACGGGGTGTGGCGGCTGCCCGCCCGCATGCAACTGGCTGCGCTGGTGTTCCGGGTGCCACTGGTGCTGCCGCACATCGTGGTGGCCTTTCTGGTCATCGTGTTCTGGAGCCGTTCCGGCCTTGTGTCCGCCGCGCTGTACCAGGCCGGGATCATCAGCGGACAGGCGCAGTTTCCGGCCCTGCTCTGGAGTGGCGACGGCATGGGCATGGTCATGGCCTACACCTACAAGGAATTGCCCTTCGTCATGCTGCTGGCCGTGGCATCGCTGCGGCGGCTGGACCCGCGCCTCGTGGAGACGGCCCGCATGCTGGGGGCGGGGCGGTGGGCCGTGCTGCGCGATGTGGTGGTGCCGCACCTTGTCCCGGTGCTGCACGCCTCGTTCCTCATCCTGTTCCTGTACGCCTTCGGCGCGGTGGAAATTCCCCTGCTGCTGGGCGAATCCACCCCGGCCATGCCGGGGGTGGCGGCGTACGACCTGTACTTTCTGCGTTCGCTGGAGGACCGTCCGGCGGCGGCCGCCCTGCTGACCCTGCTGCTTTTGTGCTGTACCGGGTTCGTGGCGGCGTACGTGCGGCTGGTGGCCGGGTTGCGCGGTCGGGAGCGTCAACTGTGAGCCCGCGCAACGGAAAGGGCAGGGGCGCCGGGTGGCCGAGCGGCGGGGCGGATTCGCGCCCTCGCTCGCACCCTCGCTCGCACCCTCGTTCAAGCCTGGGATCGCGCCTGTTTCTGGCAGTGCTGTGGCTGCTGTTCGGCCTGCCGCTGCCAGTGCTGGCCCTGTGGGCCGCAGCGCCCGGCTGGGCCTGGCCCGATCTGTGGCCCGCCGTGCTCGGGGGGCGCACGACGGCCTTCGTGCTGGCCAACCGGCAGTCCATTGCCGGGGCGCTGACCTCGTCCACCCTGTACTCGCTGGCCGTGGTGGGCGTAACCCTGTGCGTTTGCTTGGCACCTGCGCGGCTGCTGGCCTTCGGGCGGTTCCGGGGGCGGGGCGCGCTGGAAGGGTTGCTGCTGGCCCCGGCCCTGCTGCCCGCCATGGGTTTTGCCCTTGGCCTGTACGGCACCTTGGTGCGCCTTGGCCTTGCGGACACCCCGGCGGGGGTGGTGCTGGTCTTGTCGGTGGTGTCGTACCCGTACATGCTGCGGGCGCTGGCTTCCGGCTTCGAGACCGTGGGGCCGGACTACGGCCATTGCGCCGCCAACCTGGGCGCGGGGCCGCTGCTGCGCCTGCTGGCCGTGGAGCTGCCGCTGCTGTTGCCCGCCGCCGTGGCGGGCGGGTCGGTGGTGTTCCTGGTGGCCTTTTCCGACTATTTCCTGGTGCAGTTGGTGGGCGGCGGGGGTGTTCCCTCGTTCACCGGGTATCTGTTCCCGGTGTTGCAATCGCCGGACAGGGCTCTTGCGGCCATGCTGTCGCTGGTATTTCTTGTGGTGCCCGTTGCGCTGTTCGTGCTGGTGGAGGGGCTGGTGCTGGCCGTGTACCGGCGGCGCGGCATGTAGGAAGGCGACGGAGCGGAAAGTGATGCCTTGCCGACCCCATTGCGCGTGCAATCCGCATTGTGGCGTGGTATGCTGCACCATGGCCCTGTACGCGTCGTTCGGCGTTGCGGGAGAGCGTCGGCGGCGCGGGGCATAGGGATATCAGAGAGGCTACGGGCACAAGAGTCCGAGGATGCACGGATGACGGCACCAATCGGGCCGCAAGGGGGGCATATGGACTTCATCAATATAGGCGAACGGACACGGAATCGCTGGCAGCAGTCGCTGGACACCCTGGCACGGCTGCTGGGCATTCGGGTGGCCGCCATCATGCGGCGAAACCCTGAGGGACTTTCGGTGCTGCTGTCCAGCAACACTGCGGGCAACCCGCTGGTGCCGGGCATGCGTATGGCTTCCGCAGGGGGCGGCACGTACTGCGATGCCGTCGTGGAGACAGGCAAGCCGGTCTACGTGCAAAACGCGCTGGATGATCCGCACTGGCGCGACAGCCCCATGGTCCGGGCGGGCTTTGTGGCCTATCTGGGCTACCCCCTGCGGCTGCCCAATGGGCGGTTGTACGGCACGTTGTGTCTGCTGGACACGCGACAGTGGCCGGTTTCGGAAGTGTACCGGGGCATCGTGGACGATTTCCACGCACAGGTGGAGGAATTCCTGGCCCTGGCCTACGAGAGCGCCCTGTTCGGCGCGCAGCAGGATACCCTGCCTTCTGCCGCGTTGACCGTGGACATTCGTGGAATGGTGGAAAGGGCCAATCGCCGCTTTTCGAAGCTGTGGGGCATCGAGGTGGACGCCTCCGGTCTGGCAGGGCTCCCGTTGGCAGAGGTGCGCACCCTGCTGGCAGACCGCCTGCTGGACCCCGACGCCATAGCCGCCGTTCTGCCCGATGACGAGGCGGGCCTGGCCGCATCCTCTGGACCGATGGCCTCCTCCGCCCTGGTCGCTCCGGTGCGCATGCCGGACGGTACCGGAGGGCATCTGGTGTTGCTGGCCGATGGCCGCGTGCTGCGGCGCACCCATCGGACCCTGCGCGGCGAGTACGGGCGGGCCTGGGGCAGCGTGTGGCTGTTCGAGGACGTGACCGCCGAGGTGCGTGCCCAGGAAGCCCTGACCCGCAGCGAGGAACGGCTGAAGCTGGCACTGGACGCCGCCAGCGAGGCCCACTGGGACTGGAATTTCGAGACCGGCGAGCTGTATTGCAGCCCGCGCTACTACGAGATGCTGGGCTACGTGCCGGGTGAATTCGAATGCACCCACGAGGCCCTGCGCGACCTGATGCACCCCGACGATCTGAGCGAAGTCACCGCCGCCCTGTGCATGCCGGACCCGGCAGTGTCGCACGCGGTGGCCGCCTGCGGGGTGGGGCAGTTCGAGGTGCAGTTTCGCCTGCGCACCAAGAACGGCGGCTGGAAATGGATGCTGGCGCGGGGCCGCGTGCTGGCCCGGCGCGAGGACGGTTCGCCCGCGCGGGTGGTGGGCACGCACATGGACATCACCACCGCCGTCAGCCAGCGGCTGGCGCTTGCCCGCAGCGAGGAACTGTTCCGGGGCATCTTCAGCACCGCCTCGGTAGGCATCGTGCTGCTGGACCGCTTCGGCCTGCTGGTGCGGGTCAACGAAGCCTGCGCGCGCATGCTGGGCTACGAAGTGGAGGAAATGCGCGGCCAACACTTCAGCCGGTTCATGCACAACGACGAAACCACCCTGGCCGCCACCATCCTGGCCGGCCTGCTGGACCGCACCCAGACCACCAGTCGCCTGCAACACCGCCTGCGCGGCAAGGACGGCGACTACCTGTGGACCGACATCAGCGCCTCGCCGCTGGAAGGGCCGGACGGCGAGGTGGAGGCGGCCCTGGCCATCATCGTGGACATCAACGAGCAGCGCGCGGCCCAACAGGCCCAGGAGGACAGCGAGCGGCGCTACCGGGCCCTGTTCGAGAACGCCCAGGTGGGCATTTTCCGCACTCGCATCGCCGATGGCGTATTCCTGGAGGCCAACAGCCGGATCATCGAAATGTACGGCTGGCCGGACCACGACGAATTCATGAAAACCATGCGGTCCACCGAATGGTATGTGGACCCGGAGGCCCGTACCCGCATGGTGTCGACCCTGCTGCGCCGGGGGGAATTCCGCAACATGGAAGTGGAAATGCGCCGCCGCGACGGCTCCACGGTGTGGTTCGAGTATTCCGGCAAGCTGGACGGCGACACCGTCATCGGCGTGGCCCAGGACGTCACACAGCGCCGGGCGGCGGAAGCGGCGCGCCAGCGGTCCGAGGCGCACTACCGACTGCTGTTCGAGGCCGCAGCCGACGCCATCTTCCTGCACGACCCCGAGGGGCGCTTTCTGGACGTGAACGAGGTGGCTTGCCGCCGCCTGGGCTACACCCGGCGCGAACTGCTGACCATGAACCCGCGCGAACTGGACGCCGAGGAATTCGCCGAGCAGGTGGAGGAGCGCATCCTGCAACTGCGCGAGGAAGGATCGCTGACCTTCGAATCCGCCCATCGCACCCGCAGCGGCACGGTCCTGCCCGTGGAAATCCACGCCAAGCTGCTCGATTTCGACGGCAGGCCCGTGGTGCTCAGCATCGCGCGGGACATCACCGACCGCAAGCGGCTGGAACAGGCCCTGATGCGCGAGGCCACCACCGACCCGCTGACGGGCATCCGCAACCGGCGGCAGTTCTTCGTGGACGCCGAGCGTGAAATGGGCCGGGCCGTGCGCTACGGGCGCCCGCTGGCCGTGCTGATGCTGGACCTGGACCGCTTCAAGCGCGTCAATGACCGCTTCGGCCACCATGCGGGCGATGCCGTGCTGCTGGGCTGCGTGCATGCCTGCCAGCAGGCGCTGCGCGATACCGACATACTGGGGCGGCTGGGCGGCGAGGAATTCGCCGTGGTGTTGCTGGAAACGGACCTGGACGATGCGCTGATCGCCGCCGAGCGGCTGCGCAAGGCCGTGGAGGAAATGGACGTGCCGTTCAGCGGGCAACGGTTGCGCTGCACGGTGAGCATCGGCCTTGCCCTGCGCGGGCCGGGGGACGGGGCGCTGGACGACATCCTGCGCCGGGCGGACACGGCGCTGTATGCCGCCAAGGAGGCGGGCCGCAACCGGGTGATGCTGGCGCGCGCCGTCAACGGCGGGGTGGAAGACCAGAACCGTCGCTGGAGCAGTGGCGGCGTGCTGCGCGGCGAGGGCTGACCGGGGCGGGGCTGGTCCGTCGACCGCGCCTGACGTGAGGGCGCGCAGTGCGGCGAACGGGCGGCGGTAGCACAACAATGCAGAACGGGCGCTTTCCGGAGGGTTTCCGGAAGGCGCCCGTTGCGTTGGTGGTATTGGTCGCGCTGTTGGCGGCATGCGCCGTGCCGACTGGCGGAGTGGCTGTGCCGCTCGTTGGAATGGGCCGGAGCTGCGCGTTACGGTGCGGTCGGGGCACCGGCGGAGGGCGTTTCCGCGCCTGTCGGGGCCGCCGAGGGGGAAGTCCCTGCCGGATTGGCGGGGGTGGGCGGAGCTTGCGTGGTGCTGCCGGAGGTTTCGTTGGCTGCGGGATCTTTCGCGGCATCCGCCGGACTGCCTGCCGTGTCCGCTCCTGTCTGGAGGGATTGGGGAGGTTGGGCGGGTTGGGTGGGCCGGGCCGCCTCGCGCGGGGCGGTGGGGGCGCGCACACCGGCGTTGACCGGCGTGGTGGCGTTGCCTTTTGTGGTGGAGCTGGCCCCCGTGGCGTCCGTGGTGCCGTTTCCGGCGGGCGTGGACGTGCGCGGCTGGGGCGTCGGGGCCGGTTTGGCGGCATCCGCTCCCGGCGCGTCCGGCGTGGTGCCCCCGGCGGTTGCCGCGCCGGGCTCGGCGACCTTGTCCCCGGCAGCGGAGGCTGCGGCCTTGCCTTGAACCTCCGGGGCCTTGGCCCTGGACTCGGTGGGGGGCGCCGTATTGGTTGCCGCTGCGGCGTTTTGCGGCGCGGGAGCGGCGTCGTCCGTGGGAGACGGGGTGTCCGTGGTACTCACGGGGGGCGCGGAAGTGGCGGGCGTGCCCTGTGTGCCCTGTGTGGCAGTCTGGTCGGTCCCCCTGGCGCGTCCGGCGCGCTGGAAGCGGTTCACGGCGCGGTTGTGTTCGTCCAGCGTGGCACTGAACTGGTGCGAGCCGTCATTGCGCGACACGAAGTAGAAATAGCCGTGTTTTTCCGGCGTGGTGGCCGCGCGCAGCGATTCCATCCCCGGCGAGCAGATGGGGCCGGGGGGCAGGCCGGGGCGGCGGTAGGTGTTGTACGGGTTGGCGGCGTCTTGCAGGTGCGGGCGGCGCAGGTTGCCGTCGAAGGTATCGCCCAGCCCGTAGATGGTGGTGGGGTCCGCCTGCAACAACATGCCGGTGCGCAACCGGTTGGCGTACACCCCGGCCACGCGGCCCCGTTCCGAGGGCTGGCCGGTTTCCTTTTCCACGATGGAGGCCAGGGTGACCAGCCGCCGCAGCTCGTCGCGGCTGGGGCGGCCATCGGGCCAGACCTGCGCGGCGCGCCGCCAGAAGGTGTCCACCATCCGCCCGGCCACGGCGCGGGCCGCTTCGCGGTCGGGTACCGGCGGCTTCTTGATCAGGTAGGTATCGGGAAACAGGAAGCCTTCCGCCGTGTCGAAGGGGATGCCCCAGTGGCGCAGGAAGGCCGGGTCGGTGATCACCGCGCGGAAGTCCTCCACGGTGACGAAGCCCTCGACCTCCAGCAGACGGGCGGTTTCCCACCAGGTCAGTCCTTCGCGCAGGGTGATGCGCGACAGCACCGGCTGCCCGTTCACCAGTTGGTCCAGCACGCGGAAGGGCGGCCAGTTACTGTGTACCAGAAAACGACCGGCCTTCAGCGAACCTTCCCAGCCGTGGTAGTGGGCCAGCAGCTTGAAGCGCCAGTCGCTGGTCACCGCGCCCTTGTCCACCAGTTGCCTTGTCACCCTGTCGAAGGTGGCGCCGGGCTCCACGTCCACGTAGACGTCCGCACCGGGGGACGCAGCCGGAGTGTGCAGGAAGCGCCAGGCGTCGTACCCCGCATAACCGCAGGCCAGAAGGACCAGCAACACCAGCGCGGCCAGTACGCGCAACAGGATGCGCACCACCGGGCGGCCCGGTGCCGGGGGGGCGGCGGGCGGTGTGGTGGGGGGGGAGGCGGACGCTTCCGGAGTGGGGGGCACGGATGCAGTCGGTGTGGATGATGGTGGGGCGGGCACGGGGGCTGCCGGGGTGGATGCAGGTGACTCGGGCGCGGGCGCCTCTGCTGCTGTGGCGGATTGTGCCAGGGGCGTTTTCGCTGATGTCGCGGTGGCCGTGTCGCCGGATGCCGGGGCAGCGGCGGTGCCGGTCGCGTCAGCAGGGACAGCGGGGACAACAGGAACGGCGGCGATGGTGGCCGTCGCGGCTTCTGGCGTATCGGATGGTGGGGCGGGTTGCGCGTCCGTGGAGTCCGCAGCCTTCGAGGGCGTCGTGTCTTCAGGGGCTGATGTCGCAGGGGTGGGCGCTAGCGTGTCCGCTGTTTCGTCCGCCAGCGCCGTGGGGGCGGCGGTTGTGTCTGCGGCAGCCCTACCGTCCGTGACCTCCGGCGCGCCTGCCCCGTCAGGCGTGCCGGGCGTGCCGGAAACATCCGGCGTTGCGGGCGCGGCTGTACTTGCATCAGGGGCAGTCTGCTGCGCGGTGTCGGCGGCGCTGCCATCGTCGGGCTTGCGTTCGCCCTCCGGCTGTTGCGGAGTGGCGGTAGCGGTGGCCGCGTCAGGCGCGTCAATAGCCACATCGGGGGCCACGGGCTGCGGGCCCTGCTCCTGTGCGGATGGCTGTGCGGGAGTCTGGGGGGAAATTTCCGGGGATGCTTTGGGGGTATCGCTCATGCGGTGATGCTGTCCGGTCAGGCGGGGGTCCGCCGGGATTCGGGCTGGTTGAGGAACGATTGCAGGATGCGCACGGCCGCCTGCTGGTCCACCACGGCCTCCAGCGCCCTGCCGGAAAGCCCGGCGTCGCGCAGGTCGTCCTCGGCCTCGTAGGAGCTCAGGAACTCTTCCATGAGGTAGACGGGCAGGGTGGTGCGGCGCTTCAGCCGTTCCACGAAGTTGCGCACCTGCCGGGTGGTCAGGGTGTCCGTGCCGTCGTGCAGCAGGGGCAGCCCCACCACGTAGGCCTCGGCGCGTTCTTCCTCGGCCACGGCCAGCAGCTCGGCAAAAAACCGGTCGCGGGTGGTCATGACGATGGTGCGGCGCGGAAAGGCCATGCTGCCGCCCGAGTCGCTGGCCGCAACGCCGGTGCGCCTGGTTCCGTAGTCTATGCCAAGGTACTTCATGGGTGGCCGGATGCTACGCCAGCGGGGGCGGCTGGGCAAGCCGTGGAGTGGTGACGGTTTTGCCGTGCGGTCGGTGGTGTCCAGGAAAAGGCGCATCCGTTGCAACGGATGCGCCTTTTATTCTTGTTTCATTGGGTACGCGGGACTCACGCGTCATGGATTTTTGTTCTCTGGCAAGGAAGATGTGCCTTTTGCGGAGGGAGCGTACTCTGGTCGTACGTGACCGTAGCAAAAGGCAGCATCTGACGCGTTGCTCTCGATGGCCGTATGGCTCGCAAGCTCGCCTGACGGCCACGCTTCGCGCCCTTCGGGTCGGTCAGCCAGAGGGCAAAAGGCCATGACGCGCTCTACAGCGAGCTGTCGTCCACCACCCGCACCCCGCCCTCATCCTTGGCCTGATCGGCGGCCTTGCGCAGCAGCTTGCGCCAGTCCGCGCCCTTGGCCAGTTCCGCCAGCCATTCCAGGGTGTGCAGCACGGGGCGCTTGTCCTTCAGGGCCATCATGGTGCGTTTGATGCCCACCTTGCACGAGGGGCAGCCCACGATGACGGGCGCGCCGTCGGCGTAGGTCATGAAGTCCGCCTCAAGGCGCATGCGCTTGCGGGCGCGCAGCTTGTTGTAGATGGCGGGCGAGGTCATGGCGCCCATGCCCGATTCGCCGCAGCAGCCGGGGTTGACGCGGATTTTCGCGCCGGTGAAGGCGGCCACGGCCTGGGCATAGATGTTGGCGGCCTTGCCCTTGTGCACGCCCACCCATTCCGCGTGGCACGAGGGATGGTAGAGCACCTCGGTTCCGGCGGCGGGCTTTTCCGCACCCGTAAGGGCGTCGGCAGGCAGCCGTTCCAGCAGGAACTGCACCATGTCCTTGTGGTGCATGGCCGGGGCAGTGCCCTGCGCGCCCAGCAGTTCGTGGCGCTGGATGCCGTCGCGGCACGAGCCGCAGGCGGTGATGACGTGGGTGACGGAAAGCCCCGCCGCGCGGGCCTTGTCCAGCGCGGCCCTGATGGCCTGCACGTTGAGGTCGCGGTTGGCGGCAAAGGCGTTGTCGGCCCCGGCGGACAGCAGCGGATAGCCGCAGCACAGGTGCTGTTCCGGCATGACCACGGCCACGCCGGATTTCAGCATCAGCATCAGCCCGGCCAGCCCGATGTTGCGGTAGAACAGCCCGCCCCCGCAGCCGGGGAAGTAGAACACCGCCTCCACGGGTTCGCCGGTGGCCGCCGCGCGCTGTTTGGCGCTGGCGGGCACGAAGATGCCGCCCTTGCCGAGGTGCAGGGTTTCCGCAAGGTTCTTGTAGCCCACTTCCGGGCCGGGACCGGCGAACAGCGGGCTTTCGAAGCGTTCGCGCCACCCGGCGGGCACAAGGCCCACGAAGCGGTTCTGAAAGCGCTGGCCCATGGACGCGGCCTTGGCCGCGCGCGGCACGCGCGATGCC belongs to Nitratidesulfovibrio sp. and includes:
- the mltG gene encoding endolytic transglycosylase MltG, yielding MSDTPKASPEISPQTPAQPSAQEQGPQPVAPDVAIDAPDAATATATPQQPEGERKPDDGSAADTAQQTAPDASTAAPATPDVSGTPGTPDGAGAPEVTDGRAAADTTAAPTALADETADTLAPTPATSAPEDTTPSKAADSTDAQPAPPSDTPEAATATIAAVPVVPAVPADATGTAAAPASGDTATATSAKTPLAQSATAAEAPAPESPASTPAAPVPAPPSSTPTASVPPTPEASASPPTTPPAAPPAPGRPVVRILLRVLAALVLLVLLACGYAGYDAWRFLHTPAASPGADVYVDVEPGATFDRVTRQLVDKGAVTSDWRFKLLAHYHGWEGSLKAGRFLVHSNWPPFRVLDQLVNGQPVLSRITLREGLTWWETARLLEVEGFVTVEDFRAVITDPAFLRHWGIPFDTAEGFLFPDTYLIKKPPVPDREAARAVAGRMVDTFWRRAAQVWPDGRPSRDELRRLVTLASIVEKETGQPSERGRVAGVYANRLRTGMLLQADPTTIYGLGDTFDGNLRRPHLQDAANPYNTYRRPGLPPGPICSPGMESLRAATTPEKHGYFYFVSRNDGSHQFSATLDEHNRAVNRFQRAGRARGTDQTATQGTQGTPATSAPPVSTTDTPSPTDDAAPAPQNAAAATNTAPPTESRAKAPEVQGKAAASAAGDKVAEPGAATAGGTTPDAPGADAAKPAPTPQPRTSTPAGNGTTDATGASSTTKGNATTPVNAGVRAPTAPREAARPTQPAQPPQSLQTGADTAGSPADAAKDPAANETSGSTTQAPPTPANPAGTSPSAAPTGAETPSAGAPTAP
- the ruvX gene encoding Holliday junction resolvase RuvX — its product is MKYLGIDYGTRRTGVAASDSGGSMAFPRRTIVMTTRDRFFAELLAVAEEERAEAYVVGLPLLHDGTDTLTTRQVRNFVERLKRRTTLPVYLMEEFLSSYEAEDDLRDAGLSGRALEAVVDQQAAVRILQSFLNQPESRRTPA